The region CCTCTTCTTTTTTATCTTCAACCACCGGAGCGATGATTGCAGGAAGAGTTTCAGGCTTGAAAGCCGGAATGTTACGAATATTTAAAGCTTCCGGCTCCTTACGGATAATCTCGTCAAATGCACCGTAAACCGAATCATTACCGTGCAGATTCAACCGCAGGCAGACCCGAGCATACCCTTCGGTACGGTCAAAAGATTCACCGCAGGGCACTGCGCCACGCAGGGTTCCCTTAACGGTGGTGCGAATACGGTCACTGGAGAGCATACCGTCGCGGACCGTTGTTTTTCCGCTGAGACGCAAACCCTGAAAGATTTCAAGCATCCTTCTCTGGGCAACTACTTCCGCAGCGCGTTTAGCGCGGTAACGGCTCTGTCCTGCTTCAGATTCACCGATTACCTGAATGTATCCCCTCTGGAATACTTCATCCGCATTTACGACCTCTACAATCCTTTCCCCTGCGACAGCGGAGCTTGCAAAAAGCACTACCGCAGTAAGGGCGAGTAATAATTTTTTCACTTTATCCTCCACTGTTAATAAATATTCATGATGTTGCGCAACCGCATAAGGGAAAGAATCAAATCCGCGCCATCCATATTGTCATCTGGACGAAAGGCTCCGGAAAGATCCGTTTCCATCAGATTACGGTTAACCACAGTGACGATGGCGTTGTACCATGCATCAGTCGGTTCAACATCCGGATAGAGAGATTTTTTCTGTCCCATATGCTGGGTGGACATTTCTTCATCACCAGTCAGCTTAATGAGCACGTCTTCCAGCACGAAGGCCAGTTCCTTACGGTTCATCGGCTTCTTGGGATGAAAAAGATAAGCACGGGTCTGTTCATCATAGGTGGGTTCAAGACCACGGACATGCCATTTGAGGACAGTCATAATTTCCGGCTCGAACATATGTCCCACAATATCAGCAGGTGTGAACTCAGCCTTCATTTCATTTCCGGGAACGGGAATGCGTCCGGCAAAGAGTCTATCCAGATGAAGTTCATCCACCAACAGCGCGGCAACGTCTGCGCGATCAACCTCTTCCTTGACCGCGATTTTTTTAGCGACATCGGTAAGGGTATAATTGCTCATAGCCCGCAGGATTTTTTGAGCACGGTTATACAAGGCATTAGCCTTATCATGCCATTTCCCCGGAGAACCGGACAAAACCACGCCGAGAACATCCTCGGCCTTGCGGAATTCGCCGCCTTTGAAGTAGGCCTCGCCCATAAAATAATGAACAGCCTCGGTCTGGCGATAATAGGGAAGATCTTCTTCAACTACATACTTAAGCATAAGCTTGGCATCAGCATAAAGGTCTTCGGCCCGCTGCAGCCAGCCACGGGTTGTGATGTGGGTGTAGACCCGGATACCGGTTACGTAAACGCTGAATTTCTGAGACCGGTCACGCCGTGCTTCGGATACGGCTTTATCGAATTGGTCAATAGCCCGTTCGGCATCAACAGCGCTGTATTTATCATCACTTTCGGATTCGGCACGCATGGCGTAAACAAGGGCTTTCCCCGCAATAGCCGGTGCGTACTCGTCATCAAGAGCCACGGCCCGCTCAAAACGGACAAAAGCCTTTTCGGGCATACCCTTATCAATGAGCTCCATACCCATTAAATAATGATGGGCCGGGTTATCTTCTATGGACATGGGTTTTACTTTCTTTCCGCATCCCGCAAGGGAGAGAATCAAAAGCAGGCCCGACATAAATATTAAATATTTTTTCATCCGGTTATCCTCCTTGCAGCGGATGCGTTCCGCCGACAATCATGGTTTACCTGCACACTACACTATCGTTATTATACAAGCGAAGGGTAAAATTAACCCATTCACCCTGCGCCCGGAAATCAGTTGTTAAAAACCTTCCGGATTCTGCCAGCGAAATCTGACGTTTCTACCATTAATCCTACTTTGAAACTTTTCCACGCCTAAATCCTTCAAGGCTGTAGAAACCCGCTTAAGCAGATTTTCAGGACGTAAAGTCGACCAGTAGGCGACTTCCATATTCAGCCCGTTCTGGCGCTTGACTTCCTTACGAACAAACCCTGGAACATCCTCAAGAGCGGTTCCAATGTGGGAAAGCTCCGGAAATCCCAGAAAAGTCAGCGTATAACGGAAGCCTTTGCCTCGATCCAGCTCGCTTTCCATGTTTTCCAGCAGCTCACGTGCAAGGCGCACCGATGCCCAATAGGTTTCCGGCTTGGCAGCTTCCACAGCACGGCTGTATACATCAGCCGGTTTACCTGAAAGGCTTACATATTTCTCAACCGGCCTGCGTATTTCACCGATTTTCAACCCGTCCGAAATACGTACACAGGTCATATGCATAACAGGATTGGCATGCTCAGGCAGCTTAAGATCAACTGTTACCAAGTAGTCAGCTTTTAGCAGGCTATTAAACTTAACGGCTTTTTTCAGATTCATGGAACCTTCAATCTCAGCGTACTTCGCGCGAGACATGGGCCAATCGATAACCTCAAACTGGAACTTTTTCCCGAAAGTACGTGCAACATCATGCACCAATTCCTGCATAGATTGCGGGGGAACAGAATTGAAACCGGCCCCGGAACCGAAGATAAGCAGCCTTGGCAGGCCGGACATTTTCTGCAGGATTGCAAGAGTGGTGTAGTCGGAATAGAGAAGATCGCTGTTTACCACTGCATCTATGGTAATGACATAGCCATCAGCAGTGGCGCCTTCCTGCAACACCTTATAAGAAGTGACGTATCCCTTTGAATGGCTGACTATCTCGTCACGCACCAGCACTCCGGATTCCACAAGGGACTCGGAGGCAACAGCCGTACCGATCTGCATTTCTACAGCAGTACGCAAAGCTGAATTAAGCGCCTGATTGCGGTCAATTCCCTCGCCGGTGGCCTCCACGGCAAATGCCGTGGAGGCGGCCAGCAATATTGCAATCGCGATAGCACCCACCTGAGAGTACAGTTTTACGAAGGACATACAGACCTCATTTTTTTACGGCGGGAAAACCTACCATTCACTGTTGCTCTGCTGTCTGCGTTGCTTAACGCGATGCTGCTTCACGATCTTCACTTCATTACCGGAAACGTAGACACGTCCCTTCATGTTCAGCTTTCTGAGCATGCGCACCATATTACGCTTCAGATGAGAAGAATTAATGGAGGACTTGTACCACATTTCATGGTGTGAAGAAGTGTTCAGAGCATTCGTTTTGGGGCGATGGCTGTCGTAACCGGTGAAGATGGTAATATAATCTTCAACATCGAGCATATCATCATCACTGAAACCGTCGAAAACGAGAGTCCATTCAAGAAGACGCCCAGTTGCACCTACGCCGGAACCGGAACCTGCACCTGAACCACCAGCGTCAGAGGAACTTGCGCCTTCCGGGTGGTACTGATCAAGTCTGTCCGCCAAAACAGCGCCGACATCGGAACCGATAATTTTGGAAAGCTTACCGACAGCTTCGAGAACATCATTTCTGCTGTAAGGTCTGGGAACCAGCTGATACTGCTGCGGCTCAGATTCAAAATTACCCAGTCTGGAACCATCCCAAACGGAAAGGAGGCGGCCTTCAATACGGGCGGTAACCCTTACGCTGTTCTGGTTGGTCTTGGCATTGGGATAAATGCTGAAAATACAAAGAACGTCGATACCTGCATCCTTAGCGATCTGGATTAGTTCCGCATCATTACGTCTGATGCGGCCCTGAGCATGAGTCATATAAGTCAGGGCAGTTTCATCTTTAACGTCGAACCCAAGATTGACCATCTCATTTGAGATAGCATTAAGGACTCGTTTAAAAACTCTCGAGTTGCGGGGGACAGTATCTTTATCAACGTCTTCCCCGACAATCATGACCCTCGGCAGGTCGGTAGCAAGCGCAATGGTAGGCGCAACGAAAAAGCAGACTATGGCGATGAGAAGTAATGCTGATTTCCTCATGTCACTCTCCTTAAAAGTGGGTGGTTAAACTATTTATCCGACTCTGTAGGTCGAGATGGTCGTAAAAAGTACTCCTAAACCCCACCGGGTTTTTCCAACAATGACTAGACAAGTTAAGATAGCTTAAAACTTATTAGTAACTATATTATATTACACGACTTATGCAACATAATTTGAATCATTCAATAAACTTTTTTTCGCTTATTTTGATAAGCGAAATAACCTTAGAATAATAGAACAATTAAAAAACCTAGTCAAACTATCTTAAAAAAAAAGACATTCTTGAAGGTTATTTTGTCCTTTTTCACTCCCCTCCCTCCGTTGCTTCTGTTGGATTACAAGTGTCCTTATTGAAAATAAGCCCTGTTTTATGTATATCACATAAAAACAATACTTATCCACGGTTTTTATAATGAATCCTTTGAGAATGAAAAGCGAGGGGAAAAATTAACCTGTTCAACCTACACATTCTCAAATAACACATTCAAAGCTTCAGGCGTGACATAAAGGAAAGCTAAAAAGGCATCACAAAAATGAAACCAAAAAGAACTAATAATGCAACCCATACGTGGGAAATGATGCAGTGCTCGCGCGATGTGCTCGGCCCCACCTCTATGCAAAAAATATTTTCACGAGGCCAAAGCCAGATCAACCGCTACTGTTCATCACCGCAGCACGAAGACCACCAGCGAAATCCTCTGGACAGGCTGCATCTGCTTTTCAGCATGCTGGATGAAGAAGGAGAAAGGGAACTGGTAATCGCAGCGCTGAATCATCTATGCGCTTCAATTGGATACCGCATTCAAGAACAGCTGAATGTGGTTCCGGACAAACTGACTGTGGAAGAAGAATGTCTGGATGATTATCCTGAAAAAGTGGAACTGGACCGCCTGATCGCCTGCAATGCCGCTCCGGAACTCGTCCGCCGGCAGGGCGAACACACCTGTCGGGAAATAATGGAGACGGTGGCCAGCTATGAAGCCCACTGCAAAATAAATGGAACAAAATAAAAGACTCCCCGAGAAAAATCCCGAAGAGTCCTTTTAGTACTATAATACTTAATGTATTCTATCCGGCTATTTCTTCATGTTCACGAACTGGAAAGGCATATCCAGATCAGAATCTCTGACCAGTGAAATAACGGACTGCAGGTCATCGAGTTTTTTGCCGGTAACGCGTACCTGCTCATCCTGAATGGACGCCTGAACCTTAATTTTTGTACCCTTGATCATCTTCACGATTTTCTTAGCGGTATCCTTGTCGATTCCTTCCTTCAGCTTTACTTCCTGCTTCAGCTGCCCGTTGGAGGTCGGCTCGAATTTACCGAATTCAAGTGATCTGGGATCGACTTTACGTCTGGTAAAATGAGTAATCATCATATCCCGTACGGCCTTCATTTTCATTTCATCGCCGGTAACAACATTGATGGTATTGGTCTTTTTATTAAGTTCTATCTCAGTATTTACCCCGCGAAAATCATAACGGGTATCAACTTCCTTAAGCACATTATTTACGGCGTTATCGACTTCCTGAGCATCAATCTGGCTTACAATATCAAAAGACGGCATTGTATATCCTCCATATAAGATTTGGCAATTTGAAGTGATCAAGTAATTTAACTATCAGCAAGACATAGTCAAGCCCGTATTCTGGCGCAACTCAGGTCATTAGGGCTTCATCAACGGAGGAGTAAATATCAAAAAGGGTATCAAGACCTGTAAGCCGGAAGATCTGTGCCAGTCTCGGGTGGAGACCGGTAAGCATAAAGCAACCGCCGGGGGCTATTTCATGAGCTGTAGGAATCAGCCCCGCAAGTCCACAGGAATCCATAAAAAGTACGGAGGAGAGGTCAAGCACCAATTTACAATTTCCCCCTTCCGCCAAAGCGCAAACATGTTCATGCAACACAGTAAAATTGTTCGCATCGACCCTACTATCACCGACACTTAACACGACAAAGTCCCCGACCCTTTTCTGGGACAAAATCATATTCTGCTCCTAGGCAGTTAGTAAAATCCCCGGTTCCCTCATTGAAACAAACACAGAAAAATACTAGACGTATAACTTCACCAAGAGTAATAAAGCAATAACAATAATCACAACAGAAGACTATCAGAAGGACCAGAATATGTACATACTGAATTTAAGCTATATCAAACCGCTGGAAAATATTGATTCCCTTTTGGAAGAACATATTAAGTTTCTTAAAAAAAATTATGAAGCCGGGATTTTTATAGCCTCCGGTCGCAAAGTACCACGCACCGGAGGAGTTATTCTGGCTAAGAACATCTCGCTGAACGAGCTTGAAAAAATCATTAATGAAGATCCCTTCAAACGGGAAAAAGCAGCCGAATACGAGATTGTCCATTTCATCCCGACCATGATGGCGGACGGCTATGAACTTCTGAAGGATGATCCGGAATAAAACCGCTACTCGTAAAAATCCCCGCGCCAATAAAAAATGGTGCGGGGATTTATCACCTGAAGAGCTAATTAAGTTCGTTCAACTTGGTAGTTAATTTCCTGAATTCTGTCTTCATTTCTGAATTCTGGAATACAATCAGGTCAGGAGTCTGCAATTCTGATATACGATCCAGCATTGCATTGGCATCACGCATCAAAGTTATTAAATTGTGAGCACCCTGTACGGTCTCATAAGTGTTCAAAGCAACTTCATACTCATGAAATATACCGGATTTTGCATCAGCGATCCGCTCCCGGTTCTTCCCAAGGTATTGCGCATACATTTTTGCTGTACGCACAGTAAGTCCCTGTGCAGCGAGGTTCGTTTTGTAGATTCCCCGATATTTGGCCGGTTCGTTTTCGATTTTTGCTATGGTCCTTTGAATCAATTCTTCCTGCTTGGTAATGATCTCTTTGATTCTTACAAGATAGACATCATCAATCTTATTTTCATAATTTTCATAAAGATTAATGAGAATACGCAGTAACAGGGTATGCATCCCGTAATAACGCTTGGCCATTTCTATATTTTCATTGGCTTCGGCTGTAAGCCGCTGCAGCTCGGTGGTAATTAATTTCACGTTATTGAAAACCGAGACAAGGCGCACATCATCATCGCCGGTGACGCTGTAAACGAGTGTTTCCACTTGTTCACGGTCCACCTTCATACCGATGTCCTTCATCTCCACAAGAAGCTTATCAATCAAAGATTCCACCTGCTTCTCATTTTCTTCCTGACGAATTTCAAGATCTTTGACCTCTTCATCAATGGAACCGACATCCTTTTTCCAGACTTCCCACTTTTTAACTTTCTTGGGAGCCGCCAGACGTTCAATCTTTAATTCCGCAACCCGCTCGCGGCACTTAGCCGAATCATCCTGCAATTTGCGTATAGCTTCTTTGGTTTCCGACATACCGGAGATTCCCAGAACTTCGATACATTCATCCAACAAACCATTAATCTTGCCGTCAACACTCTTCTTATCCTCCTTCAACGGATTCCATGAGGAGTCCGGGACGTTTCCACGCAAATCCAGCTCCGCCACAGCTTCGGACAACAAAGGATGAACCTCACCCCAAACATCCTCTAGGGAGGAAGCAAGAACAGAAGTAGCAAAACAACAAACCAAGACAATTGCACAAAAAAGACTTTTCACCTGAATACACCTTGATCCAAACACAGAAATTAATCGTCCCCGCTGGAATCGTCACCACCGGAATCATAATCGCCGGAATCATCATCCCGGTCATCATTATCATAATAATCGTCATCCCGATTATGATCGTCGCGACGACTAACACCGTTGTTCTTTTTCTTAAGTTTAAAAAGAATCCATACAACCACCAATACAGCAAGCAAGCTCAGAAGACTTTCAAAATCCATATGACCTCCCGTCACTTGATTATTATGCACATATCATAGCATCTGATCAAAACAGGTGTCATGTATTAAATTTGAAAATGAAGTTTTTTCAGCACTCAAAGCTGAATAATAATTATGACCCAGCAATTGAGAGAGTCACACTGATTATAAACTAAAAATCATATAATACTATAATTTAGGACAACATAACTGGACATCTAATCAACAGAAGAATATAAACTCCTACTGAGGATAGGTGAATTGTCCACCCCCTACATACCGAAGCCTGCGGGACCCGCCCCGGACCACGTAAGCTTCGGAAATGGACGCGGCGCGCTCTGCGCCAGAACAAGTTTTAAGCACCTCTCGGTCCCCAGGCAAAATCACATCACATACAGAGATATGCCTGGTTCACTACTTCAGTACCCATATGTTTTACTGACTAAGCGAATGGAGAAAAACGATGACACAACCATTGTCAAAAACTTTTGTAAATACCTTTCTGGGCCATGCCCCGATGTGGTACAAACTGGCTATTATTGCATTTCTGGTCATAAACCCGATACTGATGGTCACTGTCGGCCCTTTTATTGCGGGTTGGGCCCTGATTGCGGAATTCATCTTTACGCTGACCATGGCCCTTAAATGCTACCCTCTGCCAGCAGGTGGGTTGCTCGCAATTGAAGCAATTATTATCGGCCTGACGAATCCGGAAACCGTATACCACGAAGCGCATAATAACTTTGAAGTTATCCTGCTGCTGATCTTCATGGTTGCGGGTATCCACTTCATGAAAGATTTTCTGCAGTTCACATTTACCCG is a window of Maridesulfovibrio sp. DNA encoding:
- a CDS encoding S-layer homology domain-containing protein; the protein is MKKYLIFMSGLLLILSLAGCGKKVKPMSIEDNPAHHYLMGMELIDKGMPEKAFVRFERAVALDDEYAPAIAGKALVYAMRAESESDDKYSAVDAERAIDQFDKAVSEARRDRSQKFSVYVTGIRVYTHITTRGWLQRAEDLYADAKLMLKYVVEEDLPYYRQTEAVHYFMGEAYFKGGEFRKAEDVLGVVLSGSPGKWHDKANALYNRAQKILRAMSNYTLTDVAKKIAVKEEVDRADVAALLVDELHLDRLFAGRIPVPGNEMKAEFTPADIVGHMFEPEIMTVLKWHVRGLEPTYDEQTRAYLFHPKKPMNRKELAFVLEDVLIKLTGDEEMSTQHMGQKKSLYPDVEPTDAWYNAIVTVVNRNLMETDLSGAFRPDDNMDGADLILSLMRLRNIMNIY
- a CDS encoding YajQ family cyclic di-GMP-binding protein, with protein sequence MPSFDIVSQIDAQEVDNAVNNVLKEVDTRYDFRGVNTEIELNKKTNTINVVTGDEMKMKAVRDMMITHFTRRKVDPRSLEFGKFEPTSNGQLKQEVKLKEGIDKDTAKKIVKMIKGTKIKVQASIQDEQVRVTGKKLDDLQSVISLVRDSDLDMPFQFVNMKK
- a CDS encoding STAS domain-containing protein, which codes for MILSQKRVGDFVVLSVGDSRVDANNFTVLHEHVCALAEGGNCKLVLDLSSVLFMDSCGLAGLIPTAHEIAPGGCFMLTGLHPRLAQIFRLTGLDTLFDIYSSVDEALMT
- a CDS encoding YciI family protein, giving the protein MYILNLSYIKPLENIDSLLEEHIKFLKKNYEAGIFIASGRKVPRTGGVILAKNISLNELEKIINEDPFKREKAAEYEIVHFIPTMMADGYELLKDDPE